The Panthera leo isolate Ple1 chromosome C2, P.leo_Ple1_pat1.1, whole genome shotgun sequence genome window below encodes:
- the IFNAR2 gene encoding interferon alpha/beta receptor 2 isoform X3, with protein sequence MSKPDDMKIVEHCSNITASFCDLTDVWEVLPETYIPRVDGFRGNTMLVSCISDFFLATHVSLEPPDFDIVGSTNHINVIVKFPPVIPKILNGEILQYYLPLVIEEQSGKIVKKHHPKLNGNIIGNVTYVIDKLIPNTNYCVSVYFKSKDMGAINRSPVKCTFLQPGQETESSESAKIGGIIVMFLIAAVFISTILILKRVGYICLRNDFPKVLNFNNLSSWVFLERPPLETVAFVEVIHVNRKKKVWDYNYDDESDSNEEVAPPVSGGGYTMHGLTGRLLGPASASSATSEDCIQPDAEEPDQSEPEADTERLMAAWPSPEQSECCKSGAYKERGRLPQDPVSEDDDSSTEESGDRITFNVNLNSVFVRVPDDDSEVPPTSPSFLEETANLEDSDETEISFLAASGEGTQPLFASPSAECPWPEDALSDKSDSSESDADIRDGYIMR encoded by the exons ATGAG TAAACCAGACGATATGAAGATCGTGGAGCACTGTTCAAATATCACAGCATCATTTTGCGACCTAACCGATGTGTGGGAAGTCCTGCCAGAGACATACATCCCCAGAGTTGATGGATTCAGAGGAAACACAATGCTGGTCAGCTGTATCAGCGATTTCTTCCTGGCAACACACG TGTCTTTGGAACCACCGGACTTTGATATTGTTGGCTCTACCAACCACATCAACGTAATAGTGAAATTTCCACCAGTCATTCCCAAGATACTGAATGGCGAGATCTTACAGTATTACTTACCGCTCGTCATCGAAGAACAGTCAGGGAAGATTGTTAAGAAG CATCACCCCAAGCTAAATGGAAACATCATTGGAAATGTCACTTATGTCATCGACAAGCTGATTCCAAACACAAACTACTGTGTATCTGTCTATTTTAAGTCTAAAGATATGGGAGCAATAAATAGATCTCCAGTCAAATGTACCTTCCTTCAACCTGGACAGGAAACAG AGTCATCAGAATCCGCCAAAATAGGAGGAATAATTGTTATGTTTTTAATAGCAGCTGTCTTCATAAGCACCATATTAATACTGAAACGGGTTGGTTACATATGCTTAAGAAATGATTTCCCCAAAGTTTTg aattttaataacTTGTCATCCTGGGTCTTTCTCGAGAGGCCACCCTTGGAAACAGTGGCTTTCGTGGAGGTGATTCACGttaacaggaagaagaaagtgtGGGATTACAATTACGACGATGAGAGCGACAGCAATGAGGAGGTGGCCCCTCCAGTAAGCGGAGGTGGTTATACTATGCACGGGCTAACGGGCAGGCTTCTGGGTCCGGCCTCCGCCTCCTCGGCCACCTCGGAAGACTGCATCCAGCCGGACGCTGAGGAACCGGATCAATCCGAACCTGAGGCTGACACCGAGCGCCTGATGGCAGCGTGGCCCAGCCCCGAGCAGTCGGAATGCTGCAAGAGTGGGGCCtacaaggagagagggaggctgcCACAGGACCCCGTCTCCGAGGATGATGACAGCTCCACCGAGGAGTCTGGGGACAGAATTACCTTCAATGTAAATTTAAACTCTGTGTTTGTGAGGGTCCCCGATGACGACTCAGAAGTACCCCCGACGTCACCATCTTTTCTAGAAGAGACAGCCAACCTAGAGGATTCAGATGAAACGGAAATAAGCTTTCTGGCagccagtggggaagggacacagcCACTCTTCGCCAGCCCCTCTGCAGAGTGCCCGTGGCCTGAAGACGCTCTTTCTGACAAAAGTGACAGTTCCGAGTCAGATGCGGACATCAGAGATGGTTATATAATGAGATGA
- the IFNAR2 gene encoding interferon alpha/beta receptor 2 isoform X2 — protein MLWSQNTSWIRPRDLYPMDLSDESCTLKVTFRSFRLILSWELKNHSIAPTHYTLWYTVMSKPDDMKIVEHCSNITASFCDLTDVWEVLPETYIPRVDGFRGNTMLVSCISDFFLATHVSLEPPDFDIVGSTNHINVIVKFPPVIPKILNGEILQYYLPLVIEEQSGKIVKKHHPKLNGNIIGNVTYVIDKLIPNTNYCVSVYFKSKDMGAINRSPVKCTFLQPGQETESSESAKIGGIIVMFLIAAVFISTILILKRVGYICLRNDFPKVLNFNNLSSWVFLERPPLETVAFVEVIHVNRKKKVWDYNYDDESDSNEEVAPPVSGGGYTMHGLTGRLLGPASASSATSEDCIQPDAEEPDQSEPEADTERLMAAWPSPEQSECCKSGAYKERGRLPQDPVSEDDDSSTEESGDRITFNVNLNSVFVRVPDDDSEVPPTSPSFLEETANLEDSDETEISFLAASGEGTQPLFASPSAECPWPEDALSDKSDSSESDADIRDGYIMR, from the exons ATGCTTTGGAGCCAGAATACTTCCTGGATTAGACCCCGTGATTTGTATCCCATGG ATTTGTCAGACGAATCTTGCACTTTAAAGGTGACATTTCGCAGCTTCCGGCTTATCTTGTCATGGGAATTAAAAAACCATTCGATTGCACCAACTCACTATACGTTATGGTACACAGTCATGAG TAAACCAGACGATATGAAGATCGTGGAGCACTGTTCAAATATCACAGCATCATTTTGCGACCTAACCGATGTGTGGGAAGTCCTGCCAGAGACATACATCCCCAGAGTTGATGGATTCAGAGGAAACACAATGCTGGTCAGCTGTATCAGCGATTTCTTCCTGGCAACACACG TGTCTTTGGAACCACCGGACTTTGATATTGTTGGCTCTACCAACCACATCAACGTAATAGTGAAATTTCCACCAGTCATTCCCAAGATACTGAATGGCGAGATCTTACAGTATTACTTACCGCTCGTCATCGAAGAACAGTCAGGGAAGATTGTTAAGAAG CATCACCCCAAGCTAAATGGAAACATCATTGGAAATGTCACTTATGTCATCGACAAGCTGATTCCAAACACAAACTACTGTGTATCTGTCTATTTTAAGTCTAAAGATATGGGAGCAATAAATAGATCTCCAGTCAAATGTACCTTCCTTCAACCTGGACAGGAAACAG AGTCATCAGAATCCGCCAAAATAGGAGGAATAATTGTTATGTTTTTAATAGCAGCTGTCTTCATAAGCACCATATTAATACTGAAACGGGTTGGTTACATATGCTTAAGAAATGATTTCCCCAAAGTTTTg aattttaataacTTGTCATCCTGGGTCTTTCTCGAGAGGCCACCCTTGGAAACAGTGGCTTTCGTGGAGGTGATTCACGttaacaggaagaagaaagtgtGGGATTACAATTACGACGATGAGAGCGACAGCAATGAGGAGGTGGCCCCTCCAGTAAGCGGAGGTGGTTATACTATGCACGGGCTAACGGGCAGGCTTCTGGGTCCGGCCTCCGCCTCCTCGGCCACCTCGGAAGACTGCATCCAGCCGGACGCTGAGGAACCGGATCAATCCGAACCTGAGGCTGACACCGAGCGCCTGATGGCAGCGTGGCCCAGCCCCGAGCAGTCGGAATGCTGCAAGAGTGGGGCCtacaaggagagagggaggctgcCACAGGACCCCGTCTCCGAGGATGATGACAGCTCCACCGAGGAGTCTGGGGACAGAATTACCTTCAATGTAAATTTAAACTCTGTGTTTGTGAGGGTCCCCGATGACGACTCAGAAGTACCCCCGACGTCACCATCTTTTCTAGAAGAGACAGCCAACCTAGAGGATTCAGATGAAACGGAAATAAGCTTTCTGGCagccagtggggaagggacacagcCACTCTTCGCCAGCCCCTCTGCAGAGTGCCCGTGGCCTGAAGACGCTCTTTCTGACAAAAGTGACAGTTCCGAGTCAGATGCGGACATCAGAGATGGTTATATAATGAGATGA
- the IFNAR2 gene encoding interferon alpha/beta receptor 2 isoform X1, producing MLWSQNTSWIRPRDLYPMVYIGLMVGVVSAWPDLSDESCTLKVTFRSFRLILSWELKNHSIAPTHYTLWYTVMSKPDDMKIVEHCSNITASFCDLTDVWEVLPETYIPRVDGFRGNTMLVSCISDFFLATHVSLEPPDFDIVGSTNHINVIVKFPPVIPKILNGEILQYYLPLVIEEQSGKIVKKHHPKLNGNIIGNVTYVIDKLIPNTNYCVSVYFKSKDMGAINRSPVKCTFLQPGQETESSESAKIGGIIVMFLIAAVFISTILILKRVGYICLRNDFPKVLNFNNLSSWVFLERPPLETVAFVEVIHVNRKKKVWDYNYDDESDSNEEVAPPVSGGGYTMHGLTGRLLGPASASSATSEDCIQPDAEEPDQSEPEADTERLMAAWPSPEQSECCKSGAYKERGRLPQDPVSEDDDSSTEESGDRITFNVNLNSVFVRVPDDDSEVPPTSPSFLEETANLEDSDETEISFLAASGEGTQPLFASPSAECPWPEDALSDKSDSSESDADIRDGYIMR from the exons ATGCTTTGGAGCCAGAATACTTCCTGGATTAGACCCCGTGATTTGTATCCCATGG taTATATCGGCCTCATGGTTGGTGTGGTATCGGCGTGGCCTG ATTTGTCAGACGAATCTTGCACTTTAAAGGTGACATTTCGCAGCTTCCGGCTTATCTTGTCATGGGAATTAAAAAACCATTCGATTGCACCAACTCACTATACGTTATGGTACACAGTCATGAG TAAACCAGACGATATGAAGATCGTGGAGCACTGTTCAAATATCACAGCATCATTTTGCGACCTAACCGATGTGTGGGAAGTCCTGCCAGAGACATACATCCCCAGAGTTGATGGATTCAGAGGAAACACAATGCTGGTCAGCTGTATCAGCGATTTCTTCCTGGCAACACACG TGTCTTTGGAACCACCGGACTTTGATATTGTTGGCTCTACCAACCACATCAACGTAATAGTGAAATTTCCACCAGTCATTCCCAAGATACTGAATGGCGAGATCTTACAGTATTACTTACCGCTCGTCATCGAAGAACAGTCAGGGAAGATTGTTAAGAAG CATCACCCCAAGCTAAATGGAAACATCATTGGAAATGTCACTTATGTCATCGACAAGCTGATTCCAAACACAAACTACTGTGTATCTGTCTATTTTAAGTCTAAAGATATGGGAGCAATAAATAGATCTCCAGTCAAATGTACCTTCCTTCAACCTGGACAGGAAACAG AGTCATCAGAATCCGCCAAAATAGGAGGAATAATTGTTATGTTTTTAATAGCAGCTGTCTTCATAAGCACCATATTAATACTGAAACGGGTTGGTTACATATGCTTAAGAAATGATTTCCCCAAAGTTTTg aattttaataacTTGTCATCCTGGGTCTTTCTCGAGAGGCCACCCTTGGAAACAGTGGCTTTCGTGGAGGTGATTCACGttaacaggaagaagaaagtgtGGGATTACAATTACGACGATGAGAGCGACAGCAATGAGGAGGTGGCCCCTCCAGTAAGCGGAGGTGGTTATACTATGCACGGGCTAACGGGCAGGCTTCTGGGTCCGGCCTCCGCCTCCTCGGCCACCTCGGAAGACTGCATCCAGCCGGACGCTGAGGAACCGGATCAATCCGAACCTGAGGCTGACACCGAGCGCCTGATGGCAGCGTGGCCCAGCCCCGAGCAGTCGGAATGCTGCAAGAGTGGGGCCtacaaggagagagggaggctgcCACAGGACCCCGTCTCCGAGGATGATGACAGCTCCACCGAGGAGTCTGGGGACAGAATTACCTTCAATGTAAATTTAAACTCTGTGTTTGTGAGGGTCCCCGATGACGACTCAGAAGTACCCCCGACGTCACCATCTTTTCTAGAAGAGACAGCCAACCTAGAGGATTCAGATGAAACGGAAATAAGCTTTCTGGCagccagtggggaagggacacagcCACTCTTCGCCAGCCCCTCTGCAGAGTGCCCGTGGCCTGAAGACGCTCTTTCTGACAAAAGTGACAGTTCCGAGTCAGATGCGGACATCAGAGATGGTTATATAATGAGATGA